A single region of the Paraburkholderia megapolitana genome encodes:
- a CDS encoding pyridoxal phosphate-dependent aminotransferase, with the protein MQSALQARSKLPDVGTTIFTVIGQLAAEHDALNLSQGAPNFAPDPKLIDGVARAMRDGHNQYAPMAGIDTLREALAQKMETLYGTRYDPADEVTVIASASEGLYSTISALVHPGDEVIYFEPSFDSYAPIVRLQGATPVAIKLSLDDFRVDWDEVAAKITPKTRMIIINTPHNPTATVFDAADVERLKALTRNTDIVILADEVYEHVVFDGAQHQSMARYRELAERSVIVSSFGKSYHVTGWRIGYCLAPAALMNEIRKVHQFMVFSADTPMQYAFVEALAQPESYLGLAAFYQKKRDLLAHALRESRFELLPSEGSFFMLARFRGFSDERDSDFVLRLIRDAQVATIPLSAFYADGTDSGLIRLSFSKDDATLIEGARRLCSI; encoded by the coding sequence ATGCAGAGCGCGTTGCAGGCCCGCTCGAAATTGCCCGACGTCGGCACGACGATCTTCACCGTAATCGGCCAGCTCGCGGCTGAACACGATGCACTAAATCTCTCCCAGGGCGCGCCGAATTTTGCGCCGGACCCGAAGCTTATCGACGGTGTGGCGCGCGCGATGCGCGACGGACACAACCAGTACGCGCCGATGGCCGGCATCGATACGTTGCGCGAAGCGCTCGCACAGAAGATGGAGACGCTGTACGGCACGCGCTACGACCCCGCCGACGAAGTCACGGTGATCGCGAGCGCGAGCGAAGGACTCTATTCGACGATCAGCGCGCTCGTGCATCCCGGCGACGAAGTGATCTACTTCGAACCTTCGTTCGACAGCTATGCGCCGATCGTGCGATTGCAGGGCGCAACGCCGGTGGCGATCAAACTGTCGCTGGATGATTTCCGGGTGGACTGGGACGAAGTCGCCGCGAAGATCACGCCGAAAACGCGGATGATCATCATCAACACGCCGCACAACCCGACAGCGACCGTGTTCGATGCGGCGGACGTCGAGCGCCTGAAAGCGCTGACGCGCAACACCGATATCGTGATCCTCGCCGACGAGGTCTACGAGCACGTTGTATTCGACGGCGCGCAACATCAAAGCATGGCGCGCTATCGCGAGCTGGCGGAGCGCAGCGTGATCGTGTCGTCGTTCGGCAAGTCGTATCACGTGACGGGTTGGCGTATCGGCTATTGCCTGGCACCCGCCGCGTTGATGAACGAGATTCGCAAGGTGCACCAGTTCATGGTGTTCTCCGCCGATACGCCGATGCAGTACGCGTTCGTCGAAGCGCTCGCGCAACCGGAAAGCTATCTCGGCCTCGCGGCGTTCTATCAGAAGAAGCGCGACCTGCTCGCCCATGCGCTGCGCGAATCGCGCTTCGAACTGTTGCCGAGTGAAGGCAGCTTCTTCATGCTCGCGCGTTTTCGCGGTTTCTCCGACGAACGCGACAGCGACTTCGTGTTGCGCCTGATTCGCGATGCGCAGGTTGCGACGATCCCTCTTTCCGCGTTCTATGCGGACGGCACCGATTCGGGGCTGATACGGCTGAGTTTTTCGAAGGACGATGCGACGCTGATCGAAGGCGCGCGTCGTCTGTGTTCGATCTGA
- a CDS encoding DUF779 domain-containing protein, with product MTEPDVARVIATPAAVALIQQLAAQHGPMIFHQSGGCCDGSAPMCFPAGEFMVGGSDVRLGTIAEVPFYMSESQFEYWQHTQLIIDAVPGNGGMFSLERPTGLRFLTRSRLFEDAENVWLDAHPVERAE from the coding sequence ATGACAGAACCCGATGTAGCGCGCGTTATCGCGACGCCTGCGGCAGTGGCGTTGATCCAGCAGCTCGCGGCACAACACGGGCCGATGATCTTTCATCAATCGGGGGGATGCTGCGACGGCAGTGCGCCGATGTGTTTTCCGGCCGGCGAATTCATGGTGGGCGGCTCGGACGTGCGGCTCGGCACGATCGCGGAGGTGCCGTTCTATATGAGCGAATCGCAGTTCGAATACTGGCAGCACACGCAGCTCATCATCGATGCCGTGCCGGGAAACGGCGGCATGTTTTCGCTCGAGCGGCCGACGGGGTTGCGTTTCTTGACTCGGTCACGGCTCTTCGAGGATGCCGAGAATGTTTGGCTGGATGCGCATCCGGTGGAGCGAGCGGAATGA
- a CDS encoding FAD-dependent oxidoreductase, whose product MNSNPLSVIIIGAGTGGLCLAHGLRQAGIDVAVYERDRTRSDGLQGYRVGIDAHGIASLKACLPPDLFATFIATCARTPGHFNILTEHMTELLSVTLADESMSGGKSVSRMTLRQVLLSGLEDCVHFDKTFTAYEQNADGSVTAHFADGAHATADLLVGADGARSKVRRQLLPDAKLENTGIVSIAAKVPMTEAARALLSPRVLDGITLINAPKGLGAIIHVMEFPWRDDGLKEGIGSSDAELLARWPGLLFDNSSDHLIWAVWGALRNVPANPMTLGQPALLALATQITDGWHPNLRALIRASDPSTAFAVDVRTSVPVDAWPTTNVTVLGDAIHLMTPGRGVGANTALRDAALLTARLADAHRGAMSGRDAVAGYEAQMLRYGFDAVAASRKRFDEHDPIHRPVVGRIALGAMRTGLRVVNNVPLLKRRMIDAENQFRGSDGSSDRTAQTQ is encoded by the coding sequence ATGAACAGCAATCCGTTGAGCGTCATCATCATCGGCGCCGGTACCGGTGGTCTGTGTCTCGCGCACGGCTTGCGGCAGGCCGGCATCGATGTTGCTGTGTACGAACGCGACCGCACGCGCAGCGACGGTCTGCAGGGCTATCGGGTCGGCATCGACGCGCATGGCATCGCGTCGTTGAAGGCGTGTCTACCGCCCGATCTCTTCGCGACGTTCATCGCTACCTGTGCACGCACCCCGGGTCATTTCAACATTCTCACGGAGCACATGACCGAGTTGCTGTCCGTCACGCTCGCCGACGAATCGATGAGCGGCGGCAAGTCGGTCAGCCGCATGACGTTGCGACAGGTGCTGTTGAGCGGGCTCGAAGACTGCGTGCATTTCGACAAGACGTTCACCGCTTACGAGCAGAACGCGGACGGCAGCGTGACCGCGCATTTCGCCGACGGCGCGCACGCCACTGCGGATCTGCTGGTCGGTGCGGACGGGGCGCGCTCGAAGGTGCGACGTCAGTTGCTGCCCGATGCGAAGCTGGAGAACACCGGCATCGTCAGCATCGCCGCGAAGGTGCCGATGACCGAGGCTGCGCGTGCGTTGCTGTCGCCGAGGGTGCTCGACGGCATCACGCTCATCAACGCGCCGAAGGGCCTCGGCGCGATCATCCATGTGATGGAGTTTCCGTGGCGCGACGATGGGCTTAAGGAAGGTATCGGCAGCAGCGATGCGGAACTGCTCGCGCGCTGGCCGGGTCTGCTCTTCGACAACAGCAGCGACCATCTGATCTGGGCCGTGTGGGGTGCGCTGCGCAATGTACCGGCCAATCCGATGACACTCGGCCAGCCCGCACTGCTCGCGCTCGCCACGCAGATCACCGACGGCTGGCATCCGAACCTGCGCGCGCTGATCCGCGCATCGGACCCGTCCACTGCGTTCGCCGTCGACGTCCGCACCTCCGTGCCAGTCGACGCATGGCCGACCACCAACGTCACGGTGCTTGGCGATGCAATCCATCTGATGACGCCGGGCAGGGGTGTCGGCGCGAACACCGCACTGCGCGATGCAGCCCTGCTCACCGCACGACTCGCCGATGCCCATCGCGGTGCGATGTCCGGTCGCGATGCCGTGGCGGGCTACGAGGCGCAGATGCTTCGCTACGGCTTCGATGCGGTCGCGGCATCGCGCAAGCGGTTCGACGAGCACGATCCGATTCATCGGCCGGTGGTCGGGCGCATCGCGTTGGGTGCGATGCGCACGGGCTTGCGCGTGGTGAATAACGTCCCGCTGCTGAAGCGCCGGATGATCGACGCGGAAAACCAGTTTCGCGGCAGCGACGGCAGTAGCGACCGCACCGCGCAGACGCAGTAG
- the cadR gene encoding Cd(II)/Pb(II)-responsive transcriptional regulator, whose translation MKIGELAKIAHCTTETIRFYEKEGLLPEADRTEANYRSYTAQHVERLRFIRNCRALDMTHDEIRALLQLTDAPADQCGAVNSLVDEHIAHVEARIDELKQLKAQLITLREQCRVEQSVEDCGIVQGLTDMQMTAPRSRHTHLG comes from the coding sequence ATGAAGATCGGCGAACTCGCGAAGATTGCTCACTGCACGACGGAAACCATCCGTTTCTACGAAAAGGAAGGCTTGTTGCCCGAAGCCGACCGGACCGAGGCGAATTACCGCAGCTACACCGCCCAGCACGTCGAGCGCCTGCGTTTCATCCGCAATTGCCGCGCGCTCGACATGACCCACGACGAGATCCGCGCGCTGCTCCAGCTCACCGATGCACCGGCCGACCAGTGCGGCGCGGTCAATTCGCTGGTCGACGAGCACATCGCGCATGTCGAAGCGCGGATCGACGAACTGAAGCAGTTGAAGGCACAACTGATCACGCTGCGCGAGCAATGCCGCGTCGAGCAGTCGGTTGAAGATTGCGGAATCGTTCAGGGGCTGACCGACATGCAGATGACGGCGCCGCGCTCGCGGCACACGCATCTGGGCTGA
- a CDS encoding helix-turn-helix domain-containing protein, translating into MTSNSSRMAAPSERVAHTATLGEPRGFSVQTCVAHDADEQARNLHGWRQTYDQLTAGRFVGTLTELRLDHMQVFCETTSHSLRQTCEVQADAYWFGIPVRADGTGRIDAQPIFGDALAFRPGGVEFELLTPAGYEILGIVVKGAVLRRYAADVEQIGLADHVPRTEVVPIDSMRKARLCASLRRILDDGTHGTDGSAADGTTPARAPLSAFARNNLQASVLASLFDVGPWPAEPAAMPSRPRRQWIVAEARDYVLANRERPVNVPELCERLHVSRRTLQYCFQDVLGMAPAAYLRAIRLNGARRELGEAGRNRCSVQDVAAAWGFWHLSQFATDYRKLFGIRPSETLRAALSSYDEHAIAH; encoded by the coding sequence ATGACGAGCAATTCCTCCCGCATGGCGGCGCCTTCAGAGCGCGTCGCGCATACTGCGACGCTGGGCGAGCCGCGCGGTTTCAGCGTGCAAACCTGCGTCGCGCACGATGCCGACGAGCAGGCGCGCAACCTGCACGGCTGGCGCCAGACCTACGATCAACTCACGGCGGGCCGTTTCGTCGGCACGTTGACTGAACTTCGGCTCGATCACATGCAGGTCTTCTGCGAGACCACGAGTCATTCTCTGCGTCAAACCTGCGAAGTGCAGGCGGACGCGTACTGGTTCGGCATTCCAGTAAGGGCTGACGGCACGGGCCGGATCGATGCCCAGCCGATCTTCGGCGACGCACTGGCGTTTCGTCCAGGCGGCGTGGAATTCGAACTGTTGACGCCCGCCGGCTACGAGATTCTCGGCATCGTCGTGAAGGGTGCGGTGCTGCGCCGTTACGCAGCGGATGTCGAACAGATCGGTCTCGCCGATCATGTGCCGCGCACGGAGGTCGTGCCGATCGACAGCATGCGCAAGGCTCGACTCTGTGCGTCGCTGCGGCGGATTCTCGATGACGGTACGCACGGCACCGACGGTAGCGCTGCCGATGGCACGACACCCGCTCGCGCGCCGTTGTCTGCATTCGCACGCAACAACCTGCAGGCGTCGGTGCTGGCGTCGCTATTCGATGTGGGCCCGTGGCCCGCCGAGCCGGCGGCGATGCCGTCCCGGCCGCGCCGGCAATGGATCGTCGCCGAAGCACGCGACTACGTGCTCGCCAACCGCGAGCGCCCGGTCAATGTGCCGGAGCTGTGCGAGCGTCTGCATGTGAGCCGGCGCACGCTGCAATACTGCTTTCAGGATGTGCTCGGCATGGCGCCGGCGGCCTATCTGCGCGCGATTCGTCTGAACGGTGCACGGCGCGAGCTCGGCGAAGCGGGCCGCAACCGGTGTTCGGTGCAGGACGTTGCGGCCGCGTGGGGCTTCTGGCATCTGAGCCAGTTCGCTACCGATTACCGGAAGCTCTTCGGTATTCGTCCGTCGGAGACGCTAAGGGCTGCGCTCAGTAGCTACGACGAACACGCTATTGCGCATTGA
- a CDS encoding zinc ribbon domain-containing protein, whose product MGIWERMLGGHHGGRGGSHGRSHDGWGSRNHHDSRDDGSRYRNPPAAPAASIACAACGTLGAPGARFCQQCGGALTPAACDGCGTARPIGAKFCAQCGKAAA is encoded by the coding sequence ATGGGAATCTGGGAAAGAATGCTCGGTGGACATCACGGCGGTCGAGGCGGCAGCCACGGACGCAGCCACGACGGCTGGGGCAGCCGCAACCATCACGATTCACGCGACGATGGCAGCCGTTATCGCAATCCGCCGGCCGCACCAGCCGCGAGCATTGCCTGCGCGGCATGCGGCACGCTCGGCGCACCTGGGGCGCGCTTCTGCCAGCAATGCGGCGGCGCGCTGACGCCCGCTGCATGCGACGGCTGCGGAACGGCGCGGCCAATTGGTGCGAAGTTCTGTGCGCAGTGTGGGAAAGCAGCTGCGTGA
- a CDS encoding ABC transporter substrate-binding protein, translated as MKIVRSLLVAACGFAAVSAATMSAFAADVSTLRFGLEAQYPPFESKAANGDLQGFDIDIGNAVCASAHLTCKWVETSFDGLIPALQGRKFDAINSAMNATEQRRQAIDFTNIIYRVPTQLIARSGSGLLPTPESLKGKRVGVLQASIQETFAKAHWENAGVNIVAYQDQNQVYTDLVAGRLDATLVLAPAGQTGFLSRPDGKDYGFVGQPVRDDRILGGGVAFGIRKGDSALRDRLNAAIVKIQSDGTVKTLGQKYFGSIDVSPK; from the coding sequence ATGAAGATAGTCAGAAGCTTGCTGGTGGCGGCGTGTGGGTTCGCGGCAGTATCCGCAGCGACGATGTCCGCGTTTGCGGCCGATGTATCGACGCTGCGCTTTGGCCTCGAAGCGCAGTACCCGCCGTTCGAATCGAAAGCCGCCAATGGTGACCTGCAGGGCTTCGATATCGACATCGGCAACGCGGTCTGCGCAAGCGCACATCTCACGTGCAAGTGGGTCGAGACGTCGTTCGATGGACTGATTCCCGCGCTGCAGGGCCGCAAGTTCGACGCGATCAATTCGGCGATGAATGCGACCGAACAACGTCGTCAGGCGATCGACTTCACGAACATCATCTACCGTGTACCGACCCAGTTGATCGCGCGCAGCGGCAGTGGTTTGCTGCCGACGCCCGAGTCGTTAAAGGGCAAACGTGTAGGCGTGCTGCAGGCGTCGATTCAGGAAACGTTCGCGAAAGCGCATTGGGAGAACGCCGGCGTGAACATCGTCGCGTATCAGGATCAGAACCAGGTCTATACGGACCTCGTGGCGGGCCGCCTCGATGCGACGCTCGTGCTGGCGCCGGCCGGACAGACGGGGTTTCTGTCGCGACCGGATGGCAAGGATTATGGGTTCGTTGGCCAGCCGGTGCGCGATGACCGGATTCTGGGTGGCGGTGTGGCGTTCGGCATCCGCAAGGGCGACAGCGCGCTGCGTGATCGATTGAACGCGGCGATCGTGAAGATCCAGAGTGACGGCACCGTGAAGACGCTTGGACAGAAGTACTTCGGCAGCATCGACGTGTCGCCGAAGTAA
- the adh gene encoding aldehyde dehydrogenase: MNHAEMQFLTTEFPYKKQYANFIGGEWVKPVGGEYFDNVSPITGEPFTSIPRSREADIELALDAAHRAKTAWGKTAAAERANILNRIADRMEANLQRLAVAETIDNGKPLRETMAADIPLAIDHFRYFAGCIRAQEGSISEIDDDTVAYHFHEPLGVVGQIIPWNFPILMATWKLAPALAAGNCVVLKPAEQTPASILVLLELIHDLLPAGVVNVVNGFGLEAGKPLASNKRIAKIAFTGETTTGRLIMQYASQNIIPVTLELGGKSPNIFFADVMDADDSYFDKALEGFAMFALNQGEVCTCPSRVLIDEKIYDRFIERAIKRVGAIKQGHPLDTSTMIGAQASQEQLEKILSYVDLGKQEGAQCLIGGERNTLAGELSKGYYVKPTVFRGHNKMRIFQEEIFGPVVSVTTFKNEDEALEIANDTLYGLGAGVWTRDGTRAYRFGRQIQAGRVWTNCYHAYPAHAAFGGYKQSGIGRENHKMMLDHYQQTKNLLVSYGQKPLGFF; the protein is encoded by the coding sequence ATGAATCATGCGGAGATGCAATTCCTGACCACTGAATTCCCGTACAAAAAGCAGTATGCGAATTTCATCGGCGGCGAATGGGTCAAGCCGGTGGGCGGCGAGTATTTCGACAACGTATCGCCGATTACCGGCGAGCCGTTCACGTCGATTCCGCGCTCGCGTGAAGCCGACATCGAACTGGCGCTCGACGCCGCGCATCGTGCAAAAACAGCATGGGGCAAGACTGCGGCTGCCGAACGCGCGAATATCCTGAACCGCATCGCCGACCGGATGGAAGCGAACCTGCAGCGTCTCGCAGTCGCCGAAACCATCGACAACGGCAAGCCGTTGCGCGAAACGATGGCCGCCGACATCCCGCTCGCCATCGATCACTTCCGCTATTTCGCCGGATGCATCCGCGCCCAGGAAGGCTCGATCTCCGAGATCGACGACGACACGGTTGCATATCACTTTCACGAGCCGCTCGGTGTGGTGGGCCAGATCATTCCGTGGAATTTCCCGATCCTGATGGCGACGTGGAAGCTCGCGCCGGCGCTCGCGGCAGGCAACTGCGTCGTGCTGAAACCGGCCGAGCAGACGCCCGCGTCGATCCTCGTGCTGCTCGAACTGATTCACGATCTGCTGCCTGCGGGCGTAGTGAACGTCGTGAACGGCTTCGGCCTTGAAGCCGGCAAGCCGCTCGCCTCGAACAAGCGCATTGCGAAGATCGCGTTCACCGGCGAAACGACAACCGGTCGCCTGATCATGCAGTACGCGAGCCAGAACATCATCCCCGTCACGCTCGAACTGGGCGGCAAGAGCCCGAACATCTTCTTTGCCGACGTGATGGATGCCGACGACAGCTACTTCGACAAGGCGCTCGAAGGCTTCGCGATGTTCGCGCTGAATCAGGGCGAAGTGTGCACGTGCCCGTCGCGCGTGCTGATCGACGAGAAGATCTACGACCGCTTCATCGAACGCGCGATCAAGCGCGTCGGCGCGATCAAACAGGGACATCCGCTCGACACGTCGACGATGATCGGCGCACAGGCATCGCAGGAACAGCTCGAAAAGATTCTCTCGTATGTGGATCTCGGTAAGCAGGAAGGCGCGCAATGCCTGATCGGCGGCGAACGCAACACGCTAGCCGGCGAGTTGAGCAAAGGCTATTACGTGAAGCCGACCGTGTTCCGCGGACACAACAAGATGCGCATCTTCCAGGAAGAGATCTTCGGGCCGGTCGTATCGGTGACGACGTTCAAGAACGAAGACGAGGCGCTGGAGATCGCCAACGACACGCTGTATGGTCTCGGCGCCGGCGTCTGGACACGCGACGGCACGCGTGCCTATCGCTTCGGCCGGCAGATTCAGGCGGGCCGCGTGTGGACCAACTGCTATCACGCGTACCCGGCGCATGCGGCGTTCGGCGGCTACAAGCAATCGGGGATCGGCCGTGAGAATCACAAGATGATGCTCGATCACTATCAGCAGACGAAGAACCTGCTCGTCAGCTATGGGCAGAAACCGCTGGGCTTCTTCTGA
- the dbpA gene encoding ATP-dependent RNA helicase DbpA, whose translation MNKPAPAPFSQLALPPATLENLTRLGYVEMTPIQAASLPIALAGHDLIAQAKTGSGKTAAFALALLARLDTRNFAVQSMVLCPTRELADQVTQEIRRLARAEENIKVLTLCGGTPMRPQTASLEHGAHIVVGTPGRIMDHLERGSLALPSLNTLVLDEADRMLDMGFFDDIATVARQCPKERQTLLFSATYPDGIAKLSQQFLRNPKQVTLEERHDNTKIRQRFYEVTENERLHAVGQLLEHYRPVSTLAFCNTKQQCRDLLDVLRAQGFHALALHGELDQRERDQVLIRFANRSCSVLVATDVAARGLDIAQLEAVINVDVTPDPEVHTHRIGRTGRADQEGWALSLASMNEMGRVGSLEQAQGREVEWHPLAELKATSREPLLPPMETLQILGGRKEKIRPGDVLGALTGDLGFSGTQVGKINVTEFSTYVAVERSIVQDALRKLNAGKVKGKKVKVRLMDE comes from the coding sequence ATGAACAAACCCGCCCCCGCCCCGTTCAGCCAGCTCGCGCTGCCGCCCGCCACGCTCGAGAACCTCACTCGCCTCGGTTATGTCGAGATGACACCGATCCAGGCCGCAAGCCTGCCGATCGCGCTGGCAGGTCACGACCTGATCGCCCAGGCGAAGACCGGCAGCGGCAAGACAGCCGCGTTTGCACTGGCACTGCTCGCGCGCCTCGACACGCGCAACTTCGCCGTTCAGTCGATGGTGCTGTGCCCGACCCGCGAACTGGCCGACCAGGTCACGCAGGAAATCCGCCGTCTTGCGCGCGCCGAAGAAAACATCAAGGTGCTGACGCTATGCGGCGGCACGCCAATGCGTCCGCAAACGGCGAGCCTCGAGCACGGTGCGCATATCGTTGTCGGTACGCCGGGCCGGATCATGGACCACCTTGAACGCGGCAGCCTCGCGTTGCCGTCGCTGAATACGCTGGTGCTCGACGAAGCGGATCGCATGCTCGACATGGGCTTCTTCGACGACATCGCGACCGTTGCGCGGCAATGCCCGAAAGAACGGCAGACGCTGCTGTTCTCCGCGACCTATCCCGACGGCATCGCGAAGCTGAGTCAGCAGTTCCTGCGCAACCCGAAGCAGGTGACACTCGAAGAGCGGCACGACAATACGAAGATCCGCCAACGGTTCTATGAGGTGACGGAGAACGAGCGGCTGCATGCGGTCGGGCAACTGCTCGAACACTACCGGCCCGTCAGCACGCTCGCGTTCTGCAATACCAAACAGCAATGCCGCGATCTGCTCGACGTGTTGCGTGCACAGGGCTTCCATGCGCTCGCGCTGCATGGCGAACTCGATCAGCGCGAGCGCGACCAGGTGCTGATCCGTTTCGCGAATCGCAGCTGCTCGGTACTCGTTGCCACCGATGTCGCCGCGCGCGGCCTCGACATCGCGCAGCTCGAAGCCGTGATCAACGTCGACGTGACGCCGGACCCGGAGGTGCACACGCATCGGATCGGTCGCACGGGCCGCGCGGATCAGGAAGGCTGGGCGCTCAGTCTCGCGAGCATGAACGAGATGGGACGCGTCGGTAGCCTTGAGCAGGCGCAGGGGCGCGAAGTGGAATGGCATCCGCTCGCCGAGCTGAAAGCGACGAGCCGCGAGCCGCTGCTGCCGCCGATGGAAACGCTGCAGATTCTCGGTGGTCGCAAGGAAAAGATCCGTCCCGGCGACGTGCTCGGCGCGCTGACTGGCGATCTGGGTTTCAGCGGTACGCAGGTCGGCAAGATCAACGTGACCGAGTTTTCGACCTACGTGGCCGTCGAACGCAGCATCGTTCAGGACGCATTGCGCAAGCTCAATGCGGGCAAGGTGAAGGGCAAGAAGGTCAAGGTCCGGTTAATGGACGAATAA
- a CDS encoding heavy metal translocating P-type ATPase translates to MDCPTEEALIRKRLGGMPSVYGMDFNLMQRTLTVEHAADALGPIVAALRSLDFSPELPDANGAPAAPVPEQHKPWWPLALAGAAAIGSEAASWLGAPSWLAAALAIAAVVGCGLGTYKKGWLAIRHGNLNINALMSIAVTGALILGQWPEAAMVMVLFTIAELIEAKSLDRARNAIKGLMQLTPEQATVQQNDGSWLAVPVAGVTPDSVVRVKPGERIALDGTIVAGRSSVNQAPITGESLPVDKAEGDPVFAGTVNESGSFDYRVTAAANNTTLARIIHAVEEAQGARAPTQRFVDQFARVYTPIVFAIAVAVAVIPPLLFGGVWHDWVYKALVMLVIACPCALVISTPVTIVSGLAAAARRGILIKGGAYLELGRKLSWLALDKTGTITHGKPVQTDFESFADVDAAYCRRLAASLAGRSDHPVSLAVAAAANTDGLAHLSVDGFTALPGRGVRGTIDGVVYSLGNHRLVEELERCSPALEARLDALERQGKTVVMLIDEARVLGLFAVADTVKDSSRAAIMGLHELGVQTAMLTGDNPHTAEAIAQQVGIDEAHGNQLPQDKLDAIGRLAANGSVVGMVGDGINDAPALARADIGFAMGAMGTGTAIETADVALMDDDLRKIPLFIRLSKATHSVLVQNIALALGVKAVFLALTVMGLGTMWMAVFADAGASLLVVANGLRLLRK, encoded by the coding sequence ATGGACTGCCCGACCGAAGAAGCGCTGATCCGCAAACGCCTCGGCGGCATGCCGTCGGTGTATGGCATGGACTTCAACCTGATGCAACGCACGCTGACCGTCGAGCACGCCGCCGATGCGCTGGGCCCGATCGTCGCCGCATTGCGCTCGCTCGATTTCTCGCCGGAACTGCCCGATGCGAACGGCGCGCCGGCCGCTCCAGTGCCGGAGCAGCACAAGCCGTGGTGGCCGCTCGCACTGGCTGGCGCGGCAGCGATCGGCTCGGAAGCGGCCAGCTGGCTCGGCGCACCGTCGTGGCTCGCCGCGGCACTTGCTATCGCGGCGGTGGTCGGTTGCGGGCTCGGCACCTACAAGAAAGGCTGGCTCGCGATCCGCCACGGCAATCTGAACATCAACGCGCTAATGAGCATCGCCGTAACCGGCGCGCTGATCCTCGGTCAGTGGCCCGAAGCGGCGATGGTCATGGTGCTGTTCACGATCGCCGAGCTGATCGAAGCGAAGTCGCTCGACCGCGCGCGCAATGCGATCAAGGGCTTGATGCAGCTCACGCCCGAGCAGGCCACCGTGCAGCAGAACGACGGCAGCTGGCTCGCGGTGCCGGTCGCCGGCGTGACGCCGGACAGCGTGGTGCGCGTGAAGCCGGGCGAGCGGATCGCGCTCGACGGAACGATCGTCGCCGGACGCTCCAGCGTGAATCAGGCGCCGATCACCGGCGAAAGCCTGCCCGTCGATAAAGCCGAAGGCGACCCTGTGTTCGCAGGCACCGTCAACGAATCGGGTTCATTCGACTATCGCGTGACGGCCGCAGCGAACAACACGACGCTCGCACGCATCATCCACGCAGTCGAAGAAGCGCAAGGCGCGAGGGCGCCCACGCAGCGCTTCGTCGACCAGTTCGCACGCGTCTACACGCCGATCGTCTTCGCGATTGCGGTTGCAGTCGCAGTGATTCCGCCGCTGCTGTTCGGCGGTGTGTGGCACGACTGGGTCTACAAGGCACTCGTCATGCTGGTGATTGCGTGCCCGTGCGCGCTGGTGATCTCGACACCGGTGACGATCGTCAGCGGTCTCGCAGCGGCGGCGCGGCGCGGCATCCTGATCAAGGGCGGTGCGTATCTCGAACTCGGCCGCAAGCTGAGCTGGCTCGCGCTCGACAAGACCGGCACGATCACGCACGGCAAGCCGGTGCAGACCGACTTCGAATCGTTTGCCGATGTGGACGCCGCGTATTGCCGCCGTCTTGCCGCGAGCCTTGCCGGGCGCTCGGATCATCCAGTGTCGCTGGCGGTTGCCGCCGCAGCGAACACGGACGGCCTCGCGCATCTGAGCGTCGACGGCTTCACGGCACTGCCGGGGCGCGGCGTGCGCGGCACGATCGATGGGGTCGTGTATTCGCTCGGCAATCACCGGCTGGTCGAAGAACTCGAACGCTGCTCGCCGGCCCTCGAAGCGCGGCTCGATGCGCTCGAGCGACAAGGCAAGACCGTCGTGATGCTGATCGACGAAGCACGCGTACTCGGACTCTTCGCCGTCGCCGATACCGTGAAGGACAGCAGCCGCGCGGCAATCATGGGGCTGCACGAACTCGGCGTGCAGACCGCGATGCTGACCGGCGACAACCCGCACACCGCCGAAGCAATCGCCCAGCAGGTCGGTATCGACGAAGCGCACGGCAACCAGTTGCCGCAAGACAAGCTCGATGCGATCGGCAGGCTTGCGGCGAACGGTTCGGTGGTCGGGATGGTCGGCGACGGCATCAACGATGCGCCCGCACTGGCGCGTGCGGACATCGGCTTCGCGATGGGTGCGATGGGCACCGGCACCGCAATCGAAACCGCGGATGTCGCGCTGATGGACGACGACCTGCGCAAGATTCCGCTGTTTATCCGGTTATCGAAGGCAACGCATTCGGTGCTCGTGCAGAACATCGCGCTCGCACTCGGTGTGAAGGCCGTGTTTCTTGCGCTGACCGTGATGGGGCTCGGCACGATGTGGATGGCCGTCTTCGCCGATGCAGGTGCGAGCCTGCTGGTCGTCGCGAACGGTTTGAGGCTGCTGCGCAAATAA